In Bos taurus isolate L1 Dominette 01449 registration number 42190680 breed Hereford chromosome 11, ARS-UCD2.0, whole genome shotgun sequence, one DNA window encodes the following:
- the PPM1B gene encoding protein phosphatase 1B isoform X4 produces the protein MSIVLVCFSNAPKVSDEAMRKDSELDKYLESRVEEIMEKSGEEGMPDLAHVMRILSAENIPNLPPGGGLAGKRHVIEAVYSRLNPHRESDGASDEAEESGSQGKLVEALRQMRINHRGNYRQLLEEMLTSYRLAKVEGEENPAEQAATAASSNSDAGNTVAMQESHTESKSDLAELDSCTEDAGTKMSGEKL, from the exons ATGAGTATTGTACTAGTTTGCTTTTCAAATGCTCCCAAGGTCTCAGATGAAGCAATGAGAAAAGACTCAGAGTTGGATAAGTACTTGGAATCACGGGTGGAAG AAATTATGGAGAAGTCTGGTGAGGAAGGGATGCCTGATCTTGCCCACGTCATGCGCATCTTGTCTGCAGAAAATATCCCAAATTTGCCTCCTGGGGGAGGTCTTGCTGGCAA GCGCCATGTTATTGAAGCTGTTTATAGTAGGCTGAATCCACATAGAGAAAGTGATGGG gcCTCCGATGAAGCAGAGGAAAGTGGATCACAGGGGAAATTGGTGGAAGCTCTCAGGCAAATGAGAATTAATCATAGGGGAAACTACCGACAACTTCTGGAGGAGATGCTGACTAGTTACAGGCTAGCTAAAGTAGAGGGCGAAGAAAATCCTGCTGAACAAGCTGCTACAGCTGCTTCTTCGAACAGTGATGCTGGAAACACAGTGGCAATGCAGGAAAGCCATACTGAATCAAAAAGCGATCTTGCTGAATTAGACAGCTGTACCGAAGATGCAGGGACAAAGATGAGTGGTGAAAAGTTATGA